The Eremothecium cymbalariae DBVPG#7215 chromosome 1, complete sequence DNA segment AAGTAGTGACATGTACTTAGTGATAGTGAGTGAGTAATCTATCGTCATTCGAACGCTATAGcaacaaatatttccaacATCCAGATATCGATTACATAATCTCaaatatcacgtgataaaAGTTCGTCAAACGtgatatttgaaagttGGGTGGCAAACCGCTGCTTTCTCTCCCTAACAGTAAAACACGCTCTGCTTTGCTAGTAATACAATTCTCTCATCAGGTAGATTAGTGACAAGGCAGATCCAAATCAAGAGCTCGTTTGCCCATAGGAAAAATACCAGGAAGGCAATCTACTTATAAGTCACTATGGCAGAGGAACAAGAGCAAAAGCCGGACGTCAAGCCAGAAACTCACATCAATTTGAAAGTGTCCGATGGCTCTAGTGAGATATACTTCAAGATTAGAAGAACAACACCTCTAAGAAGATTAATGGAAGCTTTTGCGAAGAGACAAGGGAAAGAAATGGACTCATTACGCTTCTTGTATGATGGTGTGCGCATCCAGCCTGATCAATCGCCAGACGATTTGGATATGGAGGATAACGACATCATCGAAGCTCACAGAGAGCAGATCGGCGGCTTCTggtgtatatatataaagtaAATGCAAAATGATAGGAAAAGTAatcgtatatataatgaatatatcaacCACATGGTGTCCTGTGCTGGCTGTGTTTTTAGTTCCAATCTAATGTGCTGATATCGGACCCTGGAGAGAGGCCTGCCCCTGCTGGTCGATGTTTCTAGAACTAACAGGATTACAGCGCTTTAACAAATGGTACAGCTATCAAACCAAAGGCTTTAGGCTCTGTCAATTCCATTTTAAATGTAGTTCAGGTCTTTAGACGCATTCACTATCTATTATTTCAATATCGTGGTTCAAAAAAAACGCGAAAACCAAAAcgaaataaaaaaaaccaTAGCCTACCTAGTCAAACATCGTCACTATCCCCTTGCTAACATTGTAACCATGTAAGCAAGTAGTTATTACAAGATGACTAGACTCTCAATCATGACTCGAAACTATAATTATATGAATTTCCTTTGACGCGTGTTACGTACGATATACCAGAAACGATTCGAGTACACGTACAAATTTCGCATCTTTCTTGTTAAGAATTGACTCAAGGAAGCCACAACGGTATTATTAAGGTTACCTTCTCGAGGCTACAAATAGAAATAGAATTTAGGCAACGAAGGGTTGCATGATCGTGTTTTCACTTAAAAAGTTCGAGAAATCGAATGTAGTAAGGTGTTGTCCTAATCTAGCAAAGAACTAAACACGAAAAAACTTTTTAGTATTAGGAAAACATGCTGGTATCTGTTAAGGAAAGATACGTTTATATGCAAGGCCCAAGATGTGGGAATTACTTGCTGTGGTGGCCTAACTATTACAAAAGAGAGGTAGTATTCTTAACTTGGATTTTGTTTCctcaattttttttgagttATGGTAGGTAGAAGTAAAGTAATAAAGAGACATTAGGTATTGGATCAGTACGgtaataatagtaacaGGAGAGAGTAACATAAGGATGGGTACTAAGGATAATAGTAATGTTACGTCTCTTAAAGGTGGCAGGATTGGGCCATGGATGCTAGGGGAGACTCTTGGAGTTGGTAGTACTGGAAAGGTGTTGATGGCGCAAAATGTGCAAACAGGTCAGATTGCAGCAGTTAAAATTATATCTAAATCTATTTTTAATGCTCAGGGGTCAACTTTTGTAGGGTCGAATGATCCGGACGTTTTACCGTATGGTATTGAACGAGAGATCACGATtatgaagttgttgaacCATCCTAATGTGTTGCGGTTGTATGATGTGTGGGAAACATCAACAGATTTGTATATGGTGTTAGAGTATGTTGAGAAGGGCGAGTTATTTAATTTGCTTATTGAAAGAGGGCCTTTGCCGGAAAATGAGGCTGTGAGGTTTTTCAGGCAGATTATTATAGGTATCTCCTACTGCCATGCTTTAGGGATTGTGCATAGAGATTTGAAGCCGGAGAATCTGTTATTAGATCATAAGTTCAATATCAAACTGGCAGATTTTGGGATGGCTGCATTAGAATCAAAGGACAAGTTGTTGGAAACTTCTTGTGGATCGCCGCATTATGCTGCACCAGAAATTGTATCTGGTTTACCGTATCATGGGTTTGAGAGCGATGTATGGTCGTGTGGTGTAATATTATATGCTTTGTTGACTGGTAGGTTGCcgtttgatgaagatgatggcAATATCaggaagttgttgttgaaggtgCAAAGTGGAGAGTTTGAAATGCCTGATAAAGACGAAATCTCTATAGAGGCACAAGATTTAATAGCAAAAATTTTAACTGTTGATCCAAGTGGAAGGATTAAAACAAGGGAAATATTGAAGCACCCATTGTTAAAAAAGTACCCAAGTATCAAGGACTCAAAGTCTATTAGAAATTTACCTCGTGAAGACACTTATTTGAATCCCCTGGATCACAACGATGGGACAGTTGACCGTACAATCTTAAAGAATTTAGTGGTGTTGTGGCATGGAAGGGATGAGAATGAAATAGTAATGAAGTTGAATGAACAAGGACCTAATTTAGAGAAGACCTTCTATGCTTTGTTACATCGCTTTAAATATGAGAatgagcagcagcaactaaagcaacaacaaattgCGAAAAGAATCTCAtccgcttcttcttccCCACAAAGAAATATAGTGAAATCTTCTTCGCGGAGATCTATCAATCAAATTCTTGTTACtccgaagaagaaaagaagctCGGGAATTAATGTTTCGTCAGCCCATAAACGACCGGTGTCTATTCAAAAGTGGGGGGAGATTGGCGGCGGAAACAATGGGTTGATTTCACCTTCAAAGAAGAGGTCTCTATCTAACAGGAAACTTTCtgcaattttaaatacTCCATCATCTTCTCCGTCAAGGAAGAGGATGTCAATAGCCCAGGATGCTCCACCAATGCCTACCTCTGTACTACGTGACTACAATAAGCGCGCGTCGAGAAACAGTAAGAGATTTTCCTTTTTACCTTCGATTAAAAGACAATCAATTACCAGTAAGATCATTGCGACATATGCCAAATTATCCGAGGACAATGATTGGGAATATATTGACAAAGAGGCCAAGAGAACTAGTTCTGATTTCGCAACTttaattgataatattttcgAACACGAAAAGTACGAACAGATCAGAAGAGAGAAGGAAGGACTAGAGAGGAAAGTAAGGGAAGCAAAGGCGAGAGAAGCTCGTGAACGCAAGGAACGCGAAGAACGTAAGCAGCGAGAGGAACGTGAGAGAGAAGAACGCAGAGCTCTCGAACGTAAGGAACAGGAAGCTCGTGAGCGCGAGGAAATGGAGGATGAAGAGCAGCTTAGActggaagaagatgaacaAGAGATCTTGAGGCAAGAAGAGCTACAAAGAAGTCTCGAAGATGAAGTGGCTAAGTTAAGGGCTGAACTTGAGGAAACACGTGTGGAGCAACAGCTCAATTCTATGAGTAAAAACCAAGTAGCTCGCCGTTCTGTTTCTGAACCCCACAAGAGACACTCTTCCACTAGCAAAAGAGACTCATTGCTTGCATTGCAATACAGTATTAATACAGTTTTAAACAAGCGTGCAGTTTCAGTCCAAACTAGGCCAATCTCTAGATTAGATCCTGGAATCATGGCGCAGGAAGTTGCTCATGAACTagattatgatgatgaggagatCTTGAGTGAAAGGACATTGAGAAGAGAGAAGACTATATTAGAAACTATAAGAAGGTCTAACTTTTTGGGATCACAATTTGACATTCACAAggaattgaaaaatgcgaaaaaggaaaaaatcGAGAAAGCTAAGAAACGTAAGCAACTAAACAGGAAGTTACCAGATAGAATATCTTATCATGATCAAAGATTTGTATCCGATGGTACTACTATTACTTCTGCACATGATGGCTATGATACAACATCACTTACGAGACATACAACTGTTGGCGTATTGCGTGATGATGAATCTGAACCAAAAAAGTTATCTGAAGTTAGGATTCCAGAAGTCACTCGACGTTCCAGACATTTAAGTGCCTCTAGCAAGCGGTTTTCAGTTCTTTCAATGTATTCGACAATGACTTCGTATACTAATTTGGCGGATTTCATGAAAAGCGATGTTCAATTAAAGCCTTTAAATGACACTGCTAGTTCAAAAGTTACTCAGCAACCTGAATTCATGTTTGAAAGCACAATTGACAATGTTGAAAGaatatcttcaaatgaTAATTCACACATTAGTTCGATGGAGGCGCCTAACAACACGGTTATAAAATTGAATTATGCAGACAGATTCTATAAGCCCGTTGAAGTCATTGAATTGGACGATACGGATAACACACAACCTGATACCGAAGAAGATATTACCAAGGTTAAACTACCCGCTTTACCACCTTTGGAAAAGTTAAACAAATCTCCGAATGGCTTAGGTATTTACCAGCATTCATCCCCAAGAGAAGACTTTAAACATGCAGTCAGATCGGTGACTCCAAAcgaaaacaaagaaaacgAAGATCCAGCTGGCACGACTCAACAAAAAGCACCTCTAACCTCCGTGGGGAAAGAACTCGGCATTCGGGAGCCTTTGACAGACCTTGCGCAGCAGGGAGTTCCTAAAAAGAGGCCATCCTTTTTTAGGAAGTTTTCCAAAGAAAAGATAAAACCTGAATATGATTACCAACTTGATACAACTGTTAATAATACGAAGATGTTTAGGGCTTTAGATAAGCTGCTCAATGGCTGGACCAGTTATGGATTAAAACAAGTGAGAAGCAGCCCTTCTGTATCTATGATCACTGGAAAGCTATCAAgtgataatatattatctcTGAGGTCCACTGCGTTTCAAGTCGTTGTGGCTGGTTCAAATCACGGATCGAGTGTTAGATTTACAAAGAAATCAGGCTCCAAAAAGACATTTGCTAGATTAGTCAATGAAATCGAGAAGATACTGGAGAAGGAAAAAGTTTTAATTTCAACCAACTAAAAGCTGTTTTatcttccaatttttcCTGGAGATATTGGAAGGAAGAATAAGTAGATGTAGGATTCACTTTAGAGGCATCCTTAAATTCAACAGGTGTCTGTAGGCCATGCACAGATAAAAAAACTAGTCTTCGGACATTATGTGTAATCTTTATTGTTAAATTTAGTAACAGAAAACTTGTTAAAATGGAATTGACCTTGTAATTATCATTCGATAAATTACTTCAGATTTGATCTGCATTTATCATGTAACATATATTCAGTATTACATCATCTTTGTACTTGGAAGGAGTGCGGCCATCTCGGAGGAACCATCAGTCATATTTCTGCAGACGcggaaaagaaaacaattAACCAATATAACCGTTGTAAGGCATACATATGCAAGATATATGGCGCACTGCGCAAAATGCTGCTTACCATGGGAAGGGATTATCCGATATAGTTTCTTGAAATGTAGGTATTCTCTGGTTTCCTGTCAGAGGTTATATAGTGAGGTCCTCTGACCGTCGGTATCGAGGTACGGTTCTTGCTTCTAGTTATTCAGATTGAAGCTACAGCAAGGCTACACAGTCACAGTACAGTGTAGTAGCTGCAAGGAACTTATAATATGACATACAGAATATTATCTAGGATTTTACTTCTTTGCAGTTTGTTACGCTACGTTTCTGGTTCTCATATACTGGAGCTGGATATTGAGAACATTGAATATGCCAGCGATAAGACCAAGAAGCAGATTATTTCCATAAATGGTTCCAATAGTACAATCGGTCCCACATTGAGGTTCCATTCGGGCGACAAAGTGAATATGCTAGTTAAGAACAATCTTCACGACCCTACAAGTATTCATCTTCATGGTGTACTCTTGGCCAATTTACCTGATAGTGAAGGGGGAATTTCTAACAGACAGGATGGTGTGCCTGGGGTCACACAAAGTGCTATTATGCCAGGATATTCCTATTGGTACAACTTCACAATTCTTGAATCTACATGTGGAACCTTTTGGTATCATTCGCACCATGAATCTCAATATGGTGACGGTTTACGAGGTGCAATGATTGTGGATTGTGAAGAATACGATAATCATGTCAGAAGCGTCACCAATAACATGCCCGTGCAAGAGGAACTAATAACATTGAGCGACTGGTTCAACAAAGGTACTGAAGAAATCTTAGAAAGCTACATGAGTCAGCATCTAAGTTTGGATCCTGATCAAGATGATACATTGTTTAACGGTTCTCTCGAAGACGGTATCAAGTTGAGCATCAAAAATTCTGAAACAAAATACCTCCTTCTTCGACTTATTAACATGGCTACAGGGAACGCTCAAGTTTTCCACATTGAGAACCACAACCTCACAATAATTGAAGCGGATGGTATCTTAACGAAACCTTACACTATTCGTACCTTGACGGTGGCCGTGGGTCAAAGGTATACTGTGCTAGTGAAGCTGGATCCCTCGTTAGGTAACTCCAAGATATTCCATGCCTCCGGAAGCTGCGCTATAATCTTTAACCCCTTTAAAGTCAAGCGCCATTGGCTGTCTTACGATGATAACGGTGATTTCGACAGTTTCTGCTTACTGCCGCTTGTCTCGACTCTTCCAGATTATACAGACCTTGAACTTTATGACAAACTGAACCCAATCAACCATCCCCTTCTCCCACCCCCCACAGAGCAACTCTTCATGGATTACAGTTATGATATTCCCAAAAATACTTTCCTAATAAACGGCACTAAAATGAGCGATGTCGTAGACCACAGTGATCCTGAACACATTCTACTCCAAGGATTTGTCTACAAACAACCACCGATCAAACTACCGTATAACACAATAATAGAGATCGCCCTCAACAGTAATTTCGAACCGTTCTCACATCCTTGGCATCTCCACGGACACTCCGTCCAACTAGTTTCTATTGGTGATCCCCACTCCGGGCCCCTCCACTGGTACGATAAAAAGTCCACTGCAATGAAGAAGTATCTCAGTGACTTAAAACGTTGGGAAACAACCAACACTGTCCCTGTAGTAAGAGATACTTTCACAATCCCAGAAAACTCCTACGCCGTAATGCGTTTCAAAACAGACAACCCTGGTTTCTGGGTCCTCCATTGCCATGTAGAATGGCACATGCTCAAAGGCTTGGGTACAGTGCTCTCCGAAGGCGTCGACTCAATCAATATCCAACAATTACCCGCTTCTTTCCAATCCTCGCCCCCACCAATAACTGCAAACAACTCTAATAATACCAACAACCATCCCAATAAAACTACTCTACAGCCCCAGAAGCGACACACACTCTGATCCACCACACATAACAACATCCCAAAAAATTACGTTGCCATCGGCAACAGCAAACAACATCCTCGAGCTATATTACCATTACATAATGCCCATTCTTCCCTCCCCTCCCTCTTATATAGCCATTTCCTTCTATAGTTCCCTCATTCACACATTAtcccaaaaagaaaaccccACCCACATCTTCTGCTTCGACAACAGCGTCCCAAACACCCCAACCAACAGGGGGATGCATCCACCCCCTCCCATGCAATCCCACCTTGCACAACGACCTCTTCCAGCACCCTACACCTACACCTACATCTACACACTATACTTGCACACCTATACAATCgaaaaacaaccaaaaccCACACAGAGAAAACAAACCCCGTCACCccagaaaaaaagaagggaTGCAAACCAAGAGAACGAAATCTGACACCTTCTAGGGTGTAGGTTTTTGTGctttttgttcttgttcttgttcttgttcttgttcttgctTCAACAGCTTTCTTCGTGAGATTTCTTAAAATCATGAAAATGTGGGTTACCCGTAGTTCCCCCTTCTTTTGGGGAAACAACAGACTGAAACTTAAAAAGGCTTGTTTTACAGTGGCAAATACAAGTTGGAAAGACAAGTATATACGGTTATATAGGTTTGGAAAAGGCAGTAGAGGATTGGCAGCTAGAGATATAGAAAAGTGAGCGTGTGTGAATGAGCAGAGAGGTAGATTAGATAGAAGAGACGAAGAAAAAGTGAGTATTTTGGATAGAACAAGAGGGAGAGAAAGTGCAACTGCAAAGTGAAAGTGGAATTGGAATTGGAATTGGACGGCTAAGAGTGGAGAGATTTTGGACAAAGACGACGgacaatatatataacggGGAGAGAAATTTTAAGTTAACGAGCAAGTTCGTAGGAGCGATATAGACCCATAGagataaaaagaaaaaagtgTAATGAGCGACTTGCCAAGTTTGAATAGTACGACGTCGTTGTCGGATAATGTTGCGTTGCGGAATTACTACGATAATTTGCTTTTTAGGAATAGTAGTGGAAAGTCGCTTACTGATCTtccaaagaagatgaatGAGGAGAGTTCAGTGGGGGGAGGGGAACATGAGGAAGGGAGGCCAAAGcttgattttattaatgGCTTTAGGAAAACCAGTTATTGTGGGGCGGGGTCAGATGTGTCTTTTGGGGGGGGTTCagttttgaataataatagtaataacaacaatagTGTGGGGAGTGATTCGAGTTCGAATTCCAGGCCAGGGACAGGTGGGCCCGGTTCTTATCGTGCGTCGACTCTGGATAGTCGGATGCAGtctcagcagcagcaaggtACATTGCATCGTGCGCAGCATAAGCAACACCAGATCTTCAGTTTGGGAGCAGGTTATGAGACGCTTCCAGAGACTGGAAGTATTGCGTATTCGCCTGCGCAGTTACAATTCCCTTACCAGTCGATTGGTGGGATGGTTCTGCCCCAAGGGCCACAGCTTCCATCTGGAGATGGTGGTCTTGGTTCAGTGGGGCTTGGCACCAACAGTATGGGAGTACCTGGCTTCTATAACACGTTTATTCAACCAGCGATGCCTAGTAGTGCGACATTGTCGCCTGTGACCAGTGCTGGCAATAGTGTTTTGGGGGGTTATGTGTCGCAAGATGGGCATGGGTTTGCTTCTACCAGGCGCTCATCATATATTTCGGATCAGTTGATCCATGGACAGCAGTTCCAGCATATGTATGATGCTGGCTTCTCTCCGAGCAATATGTTGGgccaacaacagcagcagtcgtcaccacaacaacaacaacaacagcagcagcagcagcaacagcaacaacaacaacagcagcagcagaagcagcagcagcaacagcagcagcagcaacaacaacagcaacagcaacagcaacagcaacagcgCCATATTCACCAGAAACAACAGCCACCGCCACTACCTAAGATACAAACAACGCAAAAGAGTAAGGGTTTATATCCGCAGAAGCATGCTAGCGTGCCTCAAATCAACTATACGTCAAGTGGCGGTGGTACTCCTACTAGTGCTGGAGATGTTGCGAACGTCAGCAATAAAACTATGGAACAGCAAAGTGGCAACTTTCCTCTCGACAATGGACTGGTGCTGTCTAATGGGCAGATCATCTCTTCACCTGATTTACGACAGCTGTATCGTAGTA contains these protein-coding regions:
- the SMT3 gene encoding SUMO family protein SMT3 (similar to Ashbya gossypii AFR697C) yields the protein MAEEQEQKPDVKPETHINLKVSDGSSEIYFKIRRTTPLRRLMEAFAKRQGKEMDSLRFLYDGVRIQPDQSPDDLDMEDNDIIEAHREQIGGFWCIYIK
- the GIN4 gene encoding protein kinase GIN4 (similar to Ashbya gossypii AFR696C), whose product is MGTKDNSNVTSLKGGRIGPWMLGETLGVGSTGKVLMAQNVQTGQIAAVKIISKSIFNAQGSTFVGSNDPDVLPYGIEREITIMKLLNHPNVLRLYDVWETSTDLYMVLEYVEKGELFNLLIERGPLPENEAVRFFRQIIIGISYCHALGIVHRDLKPENLLLDHKFNIKLADFGMAALESKDKLLETSCGSPHYAAPEIVSGLPYHGFESDVWSCGVILYALLTGRLPFDEDDGNIRKLLLKVQSGEFEMPDKDEISIEAQDLIAKILTVDPSGRIKTREILKHPLLKKYPSIKDSKSIRNLPREDTYLNPLDHNDGTVDRTILKNLVVLWHGRDENEIVMKLNEQGPNLEKTFYALLHRFKYENEQQQLKQQQIAKRISSASSSPQRNIVKSSSRRSINQILVTPKKKRSSGINVSSAHKRPVSIQKWGEIGGGNNGLISPSKKRSLSNRKLSAILNTPSSSPSRKRMSIAQDAPPMPTSVLRDYNKRASRNSKRFSFLPSIKRQSITSKIIATYAKLSEDNDWEYIDKEAKRTSSDFATLIDNIFEHEKYEQIRREKEGLERKVREAKAREARERKEREERKQREEREREERRALERKEQEAREREEMEDEEQLRLEEDEQEILRQEELQRSLEDEVAKLRAELEETRVEQQLNSMSKNQVARRSVSEPHKRHSSTSKRDSLLALQYSINTVLNKRAVSVQTRPISRLDPGIMAQEVAHELDYDDEEILSERTLRREKTILETIRRSNFLGSQFDIHKELKNAKKEKIEKAKKRKQLNRKLPDRISYHDQRFVSDGTTITSAHDGYDTTSLTRHTTVGVLRDDESEPKKLSEVRIPEVTRRSRHLSASSKRFSVLSMYSTMTSYTNLADFMKSDVQLKPLNDTASSKVTQQPEFMFESTIDNVERISSNDNSHISSMEAPNNTVIKLNYADRFYKPVEVIELDDTDNTQPDTEEDITKVKLPALPPLEKLNKSPNGLGIYQHSSPREDFKHAVRSVTPNENKENEDPAGTTQQKAPLTSVGKELGIREPLTDLAQQGVPKKRPSFFRKFSKEKIKPEYDYQLDTTVNNTKMFRALDKLLNGWTSYGLKQVRSSPSVSMITGKLSSDNILSLRSTAFQVVVAGSNHGSSVRFTKKSGSKKTFARLVNEIEKILEKEKVLISTN
- the GMC1 gene encoding putative oxidoreductase (similar to Saccharomyces cerevisiae YDR506C), which gives rise to MTYRILSRILLLCSLLRYVSGSHILELDIENIEYASDKTKKQIISINGSNSTIGPTLRFHSGDKVNMLVKNNLHDPTSIHLHGVLLANLPDSEGGISNRQDGVPGVTQSAIMPGYSYWYNFTILESTCGTFWYHSHHESQYGDGLRGAMIVDCEEYDNHVRSVTNNMPVQEELITLSDWFNKGTEEILESYMSQHLSLDPDQDDTLFNGSLEDGIKLSIKNSETKYLLLRLINMATGNAQVFHIENHNLTIIEADGILTKPYTIRTLTVAVGQRYTVLVKLDPSLGNSKIFHASGSCAIIFNPFKVKRHWLSYDDNGDFDSFCLLPLVSTLPDYTDLELYDKLNPINHPLLPPPTEQLFMDYSYDIPKNTFLINGTKMSDVVDHSDPEHILLQGFVYKQPPIKLPYNTIIEIALNSNFEPFSHPWHLHGHSVQLVSIGDPHSGPLHWYDKKSTAMKKYLSDLKRWETTNTVPVVRDTFTIPENSYAVMRFKTDNPGFWVLHCHVEWHMLKGLGTVLSEGVDSINIQQLPASFQSSPPPITANNSNNTNNHPNKTTLQPQKRHTL